The following coding sequences are from one Onychostoma macrolepis isolate SWU-2019 chromosome 24, ASM1243209v1, whole genome shotgun sequence window:
- the LOC131533083 gene encoding coiled-coil domain-containing protein 106-like: FTEEDSEVAKQSVSRENNPEDSCPDTAPVASCSLDRPSESEKGLQAAAEESPVNNLLKRIEELEEERDFLRHTLASVCGKEKKKKKKKDTRTSSESDELNSSSSSSSSSLPSSSSEDERCRKKKSKKKKTQKNRSRSAFSSATVRAKCPEDVLKRYKKVLRAYKKEGSMTRAFTKVGVDRNTLALSAVVAEIQIIDPEFYRSIPQFQPQQDKLFDFAQRCSEALTNEVKASIISAKKSGQLLPIKYKFR, from the exons TTCACAGAAGAGGACAGCGAGGTAGCCAAGCAGTCTGTGAGTCGTGAAAATAACCCAG aGGACTCATGCCCAGACACTGCACCTGTTGCTAGCTGTTCTTTGGACAGACCAAGTGAAAGTGAGAAAG GACTCCAGGCAGCTGCTGAGGAATCACCGGTGAACAATCTTTTGAAACGGATAGAAGAATTAGAGGAGGAACGTGACTTTCTTAGGCACACTCTTGCGTCCGTCTGTG gcaaggaaaagaaaaagaagaagaagaaagacacTAGGACTAGTAGTGAGAGTGATGAGTTAAActcttcatcatcttcatcctcctcctccctccCATCATCTTCATCGGAGGATGAAAGATGCcgcaaaaaaaaatccaaaaagaagaaaacacaaaaaaacaggtCAAGATCTGCATTCTCCAGTGCTACAGTAAGAG cCAAGTGTCCAGAGGACGTTCTGAAGAGATACAAAAAAGTTCTTCGAGCATACAAAAAGGAAGGAAGCATGACAAGAGCTTTCACGAAAGTTGGAGTGGACAGAAATACCCTTGCTCTCTCTGCAGTTGTGGCTGAGATTCAAATTATTGACCCAGAATTTTATCGCTCCATCCCCCAGTTCCAGCCTCAGCAAGACAAGCTTTTTGATTTTGCTCAGAGGTGCTCAGAGGCCTTGACAAATGAGGTGAAAGCCTCAATTATCTCAGCAAAAAAGAGTGGGCAACTCCTGCCAATTAAGTATAAATTTCGCTAA